The DNA region CGGGGAGAGTTGGCTGGAAGTGAGCGAGCGGATGGATGGGCTCGAGATCGAAACCGGGTCAGTTCAGTTGGAATTGTTTGCGGATCGCACGGTCGAACACGCCTGCCGGCAAAAAGCGGCGGAGGCGGCTCAACGTGACGCCTTTGCCAACCGGGTAGCGCAGTCGTGGCGAGCTGGCGGTCAGAGCGGTGAAGACGGTTTCGGCCACCAGGCGCGGATCGTCGCCGGTCGCGATGCCGTTTCGCGTCGCCTGCAAAATCAGGTCGCGCTGAACCGAATAGTCGTCGAGCCGGAGTTCGGCGTCTTTCCCGCTGTGGCTGATGTTGCTCTTCGTGAACGAAGGCTCGATGAGCAGCGCGCGAACTCCAAAGCGGCGCACTTCGTGGTCAAGCGACTCGGTGTAGCCCTCCATCGCGTGTTTGCTCGCCGAATACATGGACATGAACGGCGCCGGGAGGAAGCCCACGACGGAACTGATGTTGGCGAAGCGGCCGAAGCCCGCCCGCCGCATTTCCGGCAGCACGGCATTCGTCACGCGCAGGGTGCCGAAGAAATTGGTCTCAAACTGCTGCCGGGCTTCCGCGAGGCTGGTTTCCTCGACCGCTCCGGTCAGGCCGTAGCCGGCGTTGTTGACCACGAAATGGATCGGGCCGGCTTTCTGGACGATGCTCCGGACCGCACCGGCCACGCTGGCGTCGTCGGTGACATCCATCGCGATCATTTCGACGCCAGGGATCGGGGTGGCCGACTGTGGATTGCGGGCGGTGCCGAAGACGCGGGCCCCGCGTTCGGCGAGCAGTTGGGCGATTTCGCGGCCGATGCCGGAAGAGGCTCCGGTGACCAGAGCGGTTTTGTTTTTCAAAATTGAAGCAGGCATATGAAGAGAATGCAAAGATGATGACCATAATCTAAGCGTCAAGATTTTGATGCCAGTTGACATCTTTAACTCCCGAAGCCTTAGTCTGCGAACGAGATCAAATTTATGAAAGTAACCAAAACACAGGCGCTGGAGAACCGGACGCACATCGTAGAGACAGCCTCCACCCTTTTCCGTGAACGCGGGTACGACGGCGTGAGCGTGGCGGATTTGATGGCAGCGGCGGGCTTCACCCACGGCGGTTTCTACAAGCATTTTCCCTCGAAAGCCGACCTGATGGCGGAGGCGGCGGCGTGCGGGTTTTCACAGTCGACGGCGAATAACGCCGACGCCGATCCAGCCACGATTTTGAAGGAATACCTGTCGCGAAAGCACCGCGACGCGCTGGGCCGGGGCTGCACGCTGGCGGCGCTGAGTGGAGACGCGGCGAGGCAGCCGGCATCAGTTAAAAAGACCTTTGCAGACGGTATCGAAAGTCAGCTGGCAACGCTGGAGCGCGATGCGGCGGCCTCGGGACAAAAAGAGTCAGGCGAAGCGCGGGCGCGTAGAATCGCGATGCTGGCGCAGGCGGTGGGCGCGCTCGTGCTGTCGCGGGCATGTCCGGACGACTCAGCGCTGGCGGATGAGATTCTG from Nibricoccus aquaticus includes:
- a CDS encoding oxidoreductase, coding for MPASILKNKTALVTGASSGIGREIAQLLAERGARVFGTARNPQSATPIPGVEMIAMDVTDDASVAGAVRSIVQKAGPIHFVVNNAGYGLTGAVEETSLAEARQQFETNFFGTLRVTNAVLPEMRRAGFGRFANISSVVGFLPAPFMSMYSASKHAMEGYTESLDHEVRRFGVRALLIEPSFTKSNISHSGKDAELRLDDYSVQRDLILQATRNGIATGDDPRLVAETVFTALTASSPRLRYPVGKGVTLSRLRRFLPAGVFDRAIRKQFQLN
- a CDS encoding TetR/AcrR family transcriptional regulator, whose amino-acid sequence is MKVTKTQALENRTHIVETASTLFRERGYDGVSVADLMAAAGFTHGGFYKHFPSKADLMAEAAACGFSQSTANNADADPATILKEYLSRKHRDALGRGCTLAALSGDAARQPASVKKTFADGIESQLATLERDAAASGQKESGEARARRIAMLAQAVGALVLSRACPDDSALADEILKVCRARILGDHA